In one window of Erinaceus europaeus chromosome 17, mEriEur2.1, whole genome shotgun sequence DNA:
- the TMEM151A gene encoding transmembrane protein 151A isoform X1, translated as MGIGRREGQPGSPAREGQLSPMGQGVAPAPTAVPPPHTLGTARREWRPQLCLLPPDSHLPCSQLPLFHRLKSLSQVSCLPNGAQRPQGGAEEQEQRPLRQSLGSSLCHESHWKCLLLTLLIHACGAVMAWCRLATVPRLVLGPEATLARGAGGPPPTYPASPCSDGYLYIPLAFVSLLYLLYLAECWHCHVRSCQAPRTDAHTVLALIRRLQQAPPCVWWKATSYHYVRRTRQITRYRNGDAYTTTQVYHERADSRTARGEFDYSAHGVRDVSKELVGLAEHAATRLRFSKRFSFGSAEAEAAYLTQRARFFGAHEGLDDYLEAREGMQLKDVDFRDSLLVFADPRRPPWYARAWVFWLVSAATLSWPLRVVAARGTAHVHYQVEKLFGAVSPPPPGAVPSAPPLSRVATVDFTELEWHICSNRQLVPSYSEAVVMGAGTGTYLRGCQRCRRSLSSNSLPPSRPAARLPFSRSRLSLGASGRVTTGVFRSLSGGPLGRRGEEDTEPLESPPCYEDALYFPVLIVHGDGGCGGDGQSER; from the exons atgggcattgggaggagggaggggcagcCTGGCAGCCCTGCCAGGGAGGGGCAGCTGAGCCCTATGGGCCAGGGAGTGGCCCCAGCACCCACAGctgtgccccccccacacacactgggcACAGCCAGGAGGGAGTGGAGGCCTCAGCTCTGTCTGCTCCCCCCAGACTCACACCTCCCTTGTTCTCAGCTTCCTCTTTTTCACAGACTTAAAAGCCTCTCCCAAGTCTCTTGCCTTCCTAATGGAGCCCAGAGGCCACAGGGAGGAGCCGAGGAGCAGGAG CAGCGGCCGCTGAGGCAGTCCCTGGGGAGCTCCCTGTGCCACGAATCGCACTGGAAGTGCCTGCTGCTCACGCTGCTCATCCACGCCTGCGGGGCCGTCATGGCCTGGTGCCGCCTGGCCACGGTGCCAAGGCTGGTCCTGGGGCCCGAAGCCACCCTGGCACGGGGGGCCGGCGGTCCGCCCCCCACCTACCCGGCCAGCCCCTGCTCTGACGGCTACCTGTACATCCCGCTGGCCTTCGTGTCGCTGCTGTACCTCCTCTACCTGGCCGAGTGCTGGCACTGCCACGTGCGCTCCTGCCAGGCCCCGCGCACCGACGCGCACACGGTGCTGGCGCTGATCCGCCGGCTCCAGCAGGCGCCGCCGTGCGTGTGGTGGAAGGCCACCAGCTACCACTACGTGCGCCGCACCCGCCAGATCACCCGCTACCGCAACGGGGACGCCTACACCACCACGCAGGTGTACCACGAGCGCGCCGACAGCCGCACGGCGCGCGGGGAGTTCGACTACTCGGCGCACGGCGTCCGCGACGTGTCCAAGGAGCTGGTGGGGCTGGCGGAGCACGCGGCCACCCGGCTGCGCTTCTCCAAGCGCTTCAGCTTCGGCAGCGCGGAGGCCGAGGCCGCCTACCTCACGCAGCGCGCCCGCTTCTTCGGCGCCCACGAGGGCCTGGACGACTACCTGGAGGCGCGGGAGGGCATGCAGCTCAAGGACGTGGACTTCCGCGACTCGCTGCTGGTCTTCGCCGACCCGCGCCGGCCTCCCTGGTACGCGCGCGCCTGGGTCTTCTGGCTCGTGTCGGCCGCCACGCTGTCGTGGCCGCTGCGCGTGGTGGCCGCCCGGGGCACGGCCCACGTGCACTACCAGGTGGAGAAGCTCTTCGGGGCCGTCTCGCCGCCGCCCCCCGGGGCTGTGCCCAGCGCCCCGCCGCTGTCGCGCGTGGCCACCGTGGACTTCACGGAGCTCGAGTGGCACATCTGCTCCAACCGCCAGCTGGTGCCCAGCTACTCCGAGGCAGTGGTCATGGGCGCCGGCACGGGCACCTACCTCCGCGGCTGCCAGCGCTGCCGTCGCTCGCTCAGCAGCAACTCGCTGCCGCCCTCGCGGCCGGCCGCCCGCCTGCCCTTCAGCCGCAGCCGCCTGTCCCTGGGGGCCAGCGGCCGGGTCACCACCGGGGTCTTCCGGAGCCTGAGCGGGGGTCCCCTGGGGCGGCGCGGCGAGGAGGACACGGAGCCCCTAGAGAGCCCGCCGTGCTACGAGGACGCGCTCTACTTCCCGGTGCTCATTGTCCACGGGGACGGTGGCTGCGGGGGGGACGGGCAGTCGGAGCGTTGA
- the TMEM151A gene encoding transmembrane protein 151A isoform X2, with amino-acid sequence MPEGGDGDGGEVPALIPDGEPLREEQRPLRQSLGSSLCHESHWKCLLLTLLIHACGAVMAWCRLATVPRLVLGPEATLARGAGGPPPTYPASPCSDGYLYIPLAFVSLLYLLYLAECWHCHVRSCQAPRTDAHTVLALIRRLQQAPPCVWWKATSYHYVRRTRQITRYRNGDAYTTTQVYHERADSRTARGEFDYSAHGVRDVSKELVGLAEHAATRLRFSKRFSFGSAEAEAAYLTQRARFFGAHEGLDDYLEAREGMQLKDVDFRDSLLVFADPRRPPWYARAWVFWLVSAATLSWPLRVVAARGTAHVHYQVEKLFGAVSPPPPGAVPSAPPLSRVATVDFTELEWHICSNRQLVPSYSEAVVMGAGTGTYLRGCQRCRRSLSSNSLPPSRPAARLPFSRSRLSLGASGRVTTGVFRSLSGGPLGRRGEEDTEPLESPPCYEDALYFPVLIVHGDGGCGGDGQSER; translated from the exons ATGCCCGAGGGCGGCGACGGCGACGGTGGGGAGGTGCCCGCGCTCATCCCGGACGGGGAGCCGCTGCGAGAGGAG CAGCGGCCGCTGAGGCAGTCCCTGGGGAGCTCCCTGTGCCACGAATCGCACTGGAAGTGCCTGCTGCTCACGCTGCTCATCCACGCCTGCGGGGCCGTCATGGCCTGGTGCCGCCTGGCCACGGTGCCAAGGCTGGTCCTGGGGCCCGAAGCCACCCTGGCACGGGGGGCCGGCGGTCCGCCCCCCACCTACCCGGCCAGCCCCTGCTCTGACGGCTACCTGTACATCCCGCTGGCCTTCGTGTCGCTGCTGTACCTCCTCTACCTGGCCGAGTGCTGGCACTGCCACGTGCGCTCCTGCCAGGCCCCGCGCACCGACGCGCACACGGTGCTGGCGCTGATCCGCCGGCTCCAGCAGGCGCCGCCGTGCGTGTGGTGGAAGGCCACCAGCTACCACTACGTGCGCCGCACCCGCCAGATCACCCGCTACCGCAACGGGGACGCCTACACCACCACGCAGGTGTACCACGAGCGCGCCGACAGCCGCACGGCGCGCGGGGAGTTCGACTACTCGGCGCACGGCGTCCGCGACGTGTCCAAGGAGCTGGTGGGGCTGGCGGAGCACGCGGCCACCCGGCTGCGCTTCTCCAAGCGCTTCAGCTTCGGCAGCGCGGAGGCCGAGGCCGCCTACCTCACGCAGCGCGCCCGCTTCTTCGGCGCCCACGAGGGCCTGGACGACTACCTGGAGGCGCGGGAGGGCATGCAGCTCAAGGACGTGGACTTCCGCGACTCGCTGCTGGTCTTCGCCGACCCGCGCCGGCCTCCCTGGTACGCGCGCGCCTGGGTCTTCTGGCTCGTGTCGGCCGCCACGCTGTCGTGGCCGCTGCGCGTGGTGGCCGCCCGGGGCACGGCCCACGTGCACTACCAGGTGGAGAAGCTCTTCGGGGCCGTCTCGCCGCCGCCCCCCGGGGCTGTGCCCAGCGCCCCGCCGCTGTCGCGCGTGGCCACCGTGGACTTCACGGAGCTCGAGTGGCACATCTGCTCCAACCGCCAGCTGGTGCCCAGCTACTCCGAGGCAGTGGTCATGGGCGCCGGCACGGGCACCTACCTCCGCGGCTGCCAGCGCTGCCGTCGCTCGCTCAGCAGCAACTCGCTGCCGCCCTCGCGGCCGGCCGCCCGCCTGCCCTTCAGCCGCAGCCGCCTGTCCCTGGGGGCCAGCGGCCGGGTCACCACCGGGGTCTTCCGGAGCCTGAGCGGGGGTCCCCTGGGGCGGCGCGGCGAGGAGGACACGGAGCCCCTAGAGAGCCCGCCGTGCTACGAGGACGCGCTCTACTTCCCGGTGCTCATTGTCCACGGGGACGGTGGCTGCGGGGGGGACGGGCAGTCGGAGCGTTGA
- the TMEM151A gene encoding transmembrane protein 151A isoform X3: protein MPEGGDGDGGEVPALIPDGEPLREERPLRQSLGSSLCHESHWKCLLLTLLIHACGAVMAWCRLATVPRLVLGPEATLARGAGGPPPTYPASPCSDGYLYIPLAFVSLLYLLYLAECWHCHVRSCQAPRTDAHTVLALIRRLQQAPPCVWWKATSYHYVRRTRQITRYRNGDAYTTTQVYHERADSRTARGEFDYSAHGVRDVSKELVGLAEHAATRLRFSKRFSFGSAEAEAAYLTQRARFFGAHEGLDDYLEAREGMQLKDVDFRDSLLVFADPRRPPWYARAWVFWLVSAATLSWPLRVVAARGTAHVHYQVEKLFGAVSPPPPGAVPSAPPLSRVATVDFTELEWHICSNRQLVPSYSEAVVMGAGTGTYLRGCQRCRRSLSSNSLPPSRPAARLPFSRSRLSLGASGRVTTGVFRSLSGGPLGRRGEEDTEPLESPPCYEDALYFPVLIVHGDGGCGGDGQSER from the exons ATGCCCGAGGGCGGCGACGGCGACGGTGGGGAGGTGCCCGCGCTCATCCCGGACGGGGAGCCGCTGCGAGAGGAG CGGCCGCTGAGGCAGTCCCTGGGGAGCTCCCTGTGCCACGAATCGCACTGGAAGTGCCTGCTGCTCACGCTGCTCATCCACGCCTGCGGGGCCGTCATGGCCTGGTGCCGCCTGGCCACGGTGCCAAGGCTGGTCCTGGGGCCCGAAGCCACCCTGGCACGGGGGGCCGGCGGTCCGCCCCCCACCTACCCGGCCAGCCCCTGCTCTGACGGCTACCTGTACATCCCGCTGGCCTTCGTGTCGCTGCTGTACCTCCTCTACCTGGCCGAGTGCTGGCACTGCCACGTGCGCTCCTGCCAGGCCCCGCGCACCGACGCGCACACGGTGCTGGCGCTGATCCGCCGGCTCCAGCAGGCGCCGCCGTGCGTGTGGTGGAAGGCCACCAGCTACCACTACGTGCGCCGCACCCGCCAGATCACCCGCTACCGCAACGGGGACGCCTACACCACCACGCAGGTGTACCACGAGCGCGCCGACAGCCGCACGGCGCGCGGGGAGTTCGACTACTCGGCGCACGGCGTCCGCGACGTGTCCAAGGAGCTGGTGGGGCTGGCGGAGCACGCGGCCACCCGGCTGCGCTTCTCCAAGCGCTTCAGCTTCGGCAGCGCGGAGGCCGAGGCCGCCTACCTCACGCAGCGCGCCCGCTTCTTCGGCGCCCACGAGGGCCTGGACGACTACCTGGAGGCGCGGGAGGGCATGCAGCTCAAGGACGTGGACTTCCGCGACTCGCTGCTGGTCTTCGCCGACCCGCGCCGGCCTCCCTGGTACGCGCGCGCCTGGGTCTTCTGGCTCGTGTCGGCCGCCACGCTGTCGTGGCCGCTGCGCGTGGTGGCCGCCCGGGGCACGGCCCACGTGCACTACCAGGTGGAGAAGCTCTTCGGGGCCGTCTCGCCGCCGCCCCCCGGGGCTGTGCCCAGCGCCCCGCCGCTGTCGCGCGTGGCCACCGTGGACTTCACGGAGCTCGAGTGGCACATCTGCTCCAACCGCCAGCTGGTGCCCAGCTACTCCGAGGCAGTGGTCATGGGCGCCGGCACGGGCACCTACCTCCGCGGCTGCCAGCGCTGCCGTCGCTCGCTCAGCAGCAACTCGCTGCCGCCCTCGCGGCCGGCCGCCCGCCTGCCCTTCAGCCGCAGCCGCCTGTCCCTGGGGGCCAGCGGCCGGGTCACCACCGGGGTCTTCCGGAGCCTGAGCGGGGGTCCCCTGGGGCGGCGCGGCGAGGAGGACACGGAGCCCCTAGAGAGCCCGCCGTGCTACGAGGACGCGCTCTACTTCCCGGTGCTCATTGTCCACGGGGACGGTGGCTGCGGGGGGGACGGGCAGTCGGAGCGTTGA
- the YIF1A gene encoding protein YIF1A, with the protein MAYHSGYGAHGSKHRARAAPEPPPLFDDTSGGYPSQPGGYPAPGAEVAFNVNHLLGDPMANVAMAYGSSIASHGKDMVHKELHRFVSVNKLKYFFAVDTAYVAKKLGLLVFPYTHQNWEVQYSRDVPLPPRQDLNAPDLYIPTMAFITYVLLAGMALGIQKRFSPEVLGLCASTALVWIVMEVLALLLGIYLATVRSDLSTFHLLAYSGYKYVGMILSVLTGLVFGSDGYYVALAWTSSALMYFIVRSLRTAALGPDNMGGPAPRQQLHLYLTLGAAAFQPLIIYWLTFHLVR; encoded by the exons ATGGCTTATCACTCGGGCTACGGAGCCCATG GCTCCAAGCACAGGGCCCGGGCAGCTCCAGAGCCCCCACCCCTCTTCGATGACACAAGTGGTGGATACCCCAGCCAGCCGGGGGGCTACCCAGCCCCAGGAGCCGAGGTGGCCTTCAATGTCAACCACTTGCTTGGGGACCCGATGGCCAACGTGGCCATGGCCTATGGCAGCTCCATCGCATCCCACGGGAAGGACATGGTGCACAAGGAG ctgcatCGCTTTGTGTCTGTGAACAAACTCAAGTACTTTTTCGCTGTGGATACAGCCTATGTAGCCAAGAAGCTGGGGCTGCTGGTCTTTCCCTACACGCACCAG AACTGGGAAGTGCAGTACAGTCGTGATGTGCCTCTGCCCCCACGGCAAGACCTCAACGCCCCCGACCTCTATATCCCCA CAATGGCCTTCATCACCTATGTTCTGCTGGCCGGGATGGCTCTGGGCATTCAGAAAAG GTTCTCCCCCGAGGTGCTGGGCCTGTGTGCCAGCACGGCACTGGTGTGGATCGTGATGGAGGTGCTGGCCCTGCTCCTGGGCATCTACCTGGCCACCGTGCGCAGCGACCTGAGCACCTTCCACCTGCTGGCCTACAGTGGCTACAAATATGTGGG GATGATCCTCAGTGTGCTCACGGGGCTGGTGTTTGGCAGTGACGGCTACTACGTGGCGCTGGCCTGGACCTCCTCTGCACTCATGTACTTCATC GTGCGCTCTCTGAGGACAGCAGCCCTGGGCCCCGACAACATGGGGGGCCCGGCCCCTCGGCAGCAGCTCCACCTCTACCTGACTCTGGGGGCGGCGGCCTTCCAGCCCCTCATCATTTACTGGCTGACTTTCCACCTGGTGCGGTGA
- the CNIH2 gene encoding protein cornichon homolog 2, whose protein sequence is MAFTFAAFCYMLTLVLCASLIFFVIWHIIAFDELRTDFKNPIDQGNPARARERLKNIERICCLLRKLVVPEYSIHGLFCLMFLCAAEWVTLGLNIPLLFYHLWRYFHRPADGSEVMYDAVSIMNADILNYCQKESWCKLAFYLLSFFYYLYSMVYTLVSF, encoded by the exons ATGGCGTTCACCTTCGCCGCGTTCTGCTACATGCTCACCCTGGTGCTGTGCGCCTCCCTCATCTTCTTTGTCATCTGGCAT ATCATAGCCTTTGACGAGCTGCGGACTGACTTCAAGAACCCCATCGACCAGGGGAACCCAGCGCGGGCA CGGGAGCGTTTGAAAAACATCGAGCGCATCTGCTGCCTCTTGCGGAAG CTGGTGGTTCCAGAATATTCCATCCACGGCCTCTTCTGTCTGATGTTTCTGTGTGCAGCCGAGTGGGTGACGCTGGGCCTCAACATCCCCCTCCTCTTCTACCACCTCTGGAG GTACTTCCACCGCCCCGCGGACGGCTCTGAGGTCATGTATGATGCGGTCTCCATCATGAATGCCGACATCCTCAACTACTGCCAGAAGGAGTCCTGGTGCAAACTCGCCTTCTACCTGCTATCCTTCTTCTATTACCTGTACAG TATGGTTTATACGCTGGTGAGTTTCTAA
- the RAB1B gene encoding ras-related protein Rab-1B isoform X2, translating to MNPEYDYLFKLLLIGDSGVGKSCLLLRFADDTYTESYISTIGVDFKIRTIELDGKTIKLQIWDTAGQERFRTITSSYYRGAHGIIVVYDVTDQESYANVKQWLQEIDRYASENVNKLLVGNKSDLTTKKEFADSLGIPFLETSAKNATNVEQAFMTMAAEIKKRMGPGAASGGERPNLKIDSTPVKPAGGGCC from the exons atgaACCCCGAATA CGACTACCTGTTTAAGCTGCTGCTCATCGGCGACTCGGGCGTGGGGAAGTCCTGCCTGCTCCTGCGCTTCGCC GATGACACGTACACGGAGAGCTACATCAGCACCATCGGGGTGGACTTCAAGATCCGAACCATCGAGCTGGACGGCAAGACCATCAAGCTGCAGATT TGGGACACAGCGGGGCAGGAGCGGTTCCGGACCATCACTTCCAGCTACTACCGCGGCGCCCACGGCATCATCGTGGTGTACGACGTCACTGACCAG GAATCCTACGCCAACGTGAAGCAGTGGCTGCAGGAGATCGACCGCTACGCCAGCGAGAACGTCAACAAGCTCCTGGTGGGCAACAAGAGCGATCTCACCACCAAGAAG GAGTTCGCTGACTCCCTGGGCATCCCCTTCCTGGAGACGAGCGCCAAGAATGCCACCAACGTGGAACAGGCCTTCATGACCATGGCCGCTGAGATCAAGAAGCGGATGGGACCCGGGGCTGCCTCGGGGGGTGAGAGGCCTAACCTCAAGATCGACAGCACCCCCGTGAAACCGGCTGGCGGCGGCTGCTGCTAG
- the RAB1B gene encoding ras-related protein Rab-1B isoform X1 has protein sequence MNPEYDYLFKLLLIGDSGVGKSCLLLRFADDTYTESYISTIGVDFKIRTIELDGKTIKLQIWDTAGQERFRTITSSYYRGAHGIIVVYDVTDQESYANVKQWLQEIDRYASENVNKLLVGNKSDLTTKKVVDNTTAKEFADSLGIPFLETSAKNATNVEQAFMTMAAEIKKRMGPGAASGGERPNLKIDSTPVKPAGGGCC, from the exons atgaACCCCGAATA CGACTACCTGTTTAAGCTGCTGCTCATCGGCGACTCGGGCGTGGGGAAGTCCTGCCTGCTCCTGCGCTTCGCC GATGACACGTACACGGAGAGCTACATCAGCACCATCGGGGTGGACTTCAAGATCCGAACCATCGAGCTGGACGGCAAGACCATCAAGCTGCAGATT TGGGACACAGCGGGGCAGGAGCGGTTCCGGACCATCACTTCCAGCTACTACCGCGGCGCCCACGGCATCATCGTGGTGTACGACGTCACTGACCAG GAATCCTACGCCAACGTGAAGCAGTGGCTGCAGGAGATCGACCGCTACGCCAGCGAGAACGTCAACAAGCTCCTGGTGGGCAACAAGAGCGATCTCACCACCAAGAAGGTGGTGGACAACACCACGGCCAAG GAGTTCGCTGACTCCCTGGGCATCCCCTTCCTGGAGACGAGCGCCAAGAATGCCACCAACGTGGAACAGGCCTTCATGACCATGGCCGCTGAGATCAAGAAGCGGATGGGACCCGGGGCTGCCTCGGGGGGTGAGAGGCCTAACCTCAAGATCGACAGCACCCCCGTGAAACCGGCTGGCGGCGGCTGCTGCTAG
- the KLC2 gene encoding kinesin light chain 2: MATAVLAREEKLSQDEIVLGTKAVIQGLETLRGEHRALLAPLVAPDAAEPEPGSQERCGLLRRSLEAIELGLGEAQVILALSGHLGAVESEKQKLRAQVRRLVQENQWLREELAGTQQKLQRSEQAVAQLEEEKQHLLFMSQIRKLEDDSPNEEKGDAPKDSLDDLFPNEEEQSPAPSPGGGDAAAQHGGYEIPARLRTLHNLVIQYASQGRYEVAVPLCKQALEDLEKTSGHDHPDVATMLNILALVYRDQNKYKEAAHLLNDALAIREKTLGKDHPAVAATLNNLAVLYGKRGKYKEAEPLCKRALEIREKVLGKYHPDVAKQLSNLALLCQNQGKAEEVEHYYRRALDIYATRLGPDDPNVAKTKNNLASCYLKQGKYQDAESLYKEILTRAHEREFGSVNGDNKPIWMHAEEREESKDKRRDSTPYGEYGSWYKACKVDSPTVNTTLRSLGALYRRQGKLEAAHTLEDCASRSRKQGLDPASQTKVVELLKDGGGCRGDRRGSRDSAGTRAESDLEDAGPAAEWSGDGSGSLRRSGSFGKLRDALRRSSEMLVKKLQGGGPQEPPNPRMKRASSLSFLNKSVEEAAQPGGGPGLSDSRTLSSSSMDLSRRSSLVG; encoded by the exons ATGGCCACCGCGGTGCTGGCGCGGGAGGAGAAGCTGAGCCAGGACGAGATCGTGCTGGGCACCAAGGCCGTGATCCAGGGGCTGGAGACGCTGCGCGGGGAGCACCGCGCCCTGCTCGCCCCGCTCGTCGCCCCCGATGCCGCCGAGCCGGAGCCCGGCTCGCAGGAGCGCTGCGGCCTCCTGCGCCGCTCCCTGGAGGCCATCGAGCTGGGGCTGGGAGAGGCCCAG GTGATCCTGGCACTTTCGGGCCACCTGGGGGCCGTGGAGTCGGAGAAGCAGAAGCTGCGGGCCCAGGTGCGGCGCCTGGTGCAGGAGAACCAGTGGCTGCGTGAGGAGCTGGCCGGGACGCAGCAGAAGCTGCAGCGCAGCGAGCAAGCGGTGGCCCAGCTGGAAGAGGAGAAGCAGCACCTGCTGTTCATGAGCCAGATCCGCAAGCTGGAGGACGACTCCCCGAAC GAGGAGAAGGGTGACGCCCCCAAAGACTCGCTGGACGACCTGTTCCCCAACGAGGAGGAGCAGAGCCCAG CCCCCAGCCCCGGGGGAGGGGACGCGGCAGCCCAGCACGGGGGCTACGAGATCCCCGCCCGCCTGCGCACGCTGCACAACCTAGTCATCCAGTACGCGTCACAGGGCCGCTACGAGGTGGCCGTGCCGCTCTGCAAGCAGGCGCTCGAGGACCTGGAGAAGACGTCGGGCCACGACCACCCCGACGTGGCCACCATGCTCAACATCCTGGCGCTGGTCTACCG ggacCAGAACAAGTACAAGGAGGCTGCCCACCTGCTCAATGACGCCCTGGCCATCCGCGAGAAGACGCTGGGCAAGGACCACCCGGCC gtggcaGCTACCCTCAACAACCTGGCAGTTCTGTACGGCAAGCGGGGCAAGTACAAGGAGGCCGAGCCTCTATGCAAGCGAGCGCTGGAGATCCGGGAGAAG GTCCTGGGCAAGTATCACCCCGACGTGGCCAAGCAGCTGAGCAACCTGGCACTGCTGTGCCAGAACCAGGGCAAGGCCGAGGAGGTGGAGCACTACTACCGGCGCGCCCTGGACATCTACGCCACGCGCCTCGGGCCCGACGACCCCAACGTGGCCAAGACCAAGAACAACCTG GCCTCCTGCTACCTGAAGCAGGGCAAGTACCAGGATGCCGAGAGCCTCTACAAGGAGATCCTCACCCGCGCCCACGAGAGGGAGTTTGGCTCTGTCAACG gggaCAACAAGCCCATCTGGATGCATGCAGAGGAACGGGAGGAGAGCAAG GATAAGCGCCGGGACAGCACCCCCTATGGGGAATATGGCAGCTGGTACAAGGCCTGCAAAGTGGACAG CCCCACCGTCAACACCACCCTGCGAAGCCTGGGGGCGCTGTACCGGCGCCAGGGCAAGCTGGAGGCGGCCCACACCCTGGAGGACTGTGCCAGCCGCAGCCGCAAGCAG GGCCTGGACCCAGCCAGCCAGACCAAGGTGGTGGAGCTGCTGAAAGATGGTGGAGGCTGCCGGGGAGACCGCCGGGGCAGCCGAGACTCGGCCGGGACTCGGGCTGAGTCTGACCTCGAGGACGCAGGGCCAGCGGCAGAGTGGAGTGGG GATGGCAGCGGCTCCCTGCGGCGCAGTGGCTCCTTTGGGAAACTCCGAGACGCCCTGAGGCGCAGCAGTGAGATGCTGGTGAAGAAGCTGCAGGGGGGCGGCCCCCAGGAGCCCCCTAACCCCAG GATGAAGCGCGCCAGTTCCCTCAGCTTCCTCAATAAGAGTGTGGAAGAGGCGGCCCAG CCCGGCGGTGGCCCAGGCCTCAGCGACAGCCGCACCCTCAGCTCCAGCTCCATGGACCTCTCCCGGCGAAGCTCGCTCGTGGGCTAA